A stretch of Miscanthus floridulus cultivar M001 chromosome 13, ASM1932011v1, whole genome shotgun sequence DNA encodes these proteins:
- the LOC136499020 gene encoding probable protein phosphatase 2C 66, with product MGSCLSSDSEAPAAGDGPASWRKRRRGSREGAAGTGAGGGKKLPGGAGEMTEDELARVSGRMCGNGASAVACLHTQQGRKGTNQDAMVVWESFNSSDSIFCGVFDGHGPYGHFVAKKVRDSLPVKLRTQWQTSANGGSSPHQNGSISGSINSEETGSIVDDEWGDGDDTEKLPEMFLPLKQSYLKAFKLMDKELKLHPTVDCFCSGSTAVTLVKQGLDLVIGNLGDSRAIMGTRDASNNLTALQLTVDLKPNLPREAARIQQCKGRVFALQDEPEVARVWLPNNDSPGLAMARAFGDFCLKDYGLISVPEISYRRLTEKNEFIILATDGVWDVLSNKEAVDIVASAPSRATAARALVDCAVRSWRLKFPTSKSDDCAVVCLFLDHEKPADSAQETEPSVETAEPTGEEVSTQDASAKVDEDIADATVHVSSAEHMSEATLQHSTTLREVDEIVPVDEPPILKEPERCGSARSLADCISTNEEEEWSALEGVTRVNSLLNLPRILSGDKRSTSWRKRR from the exons ATGGGCTCCTGCCTCTCCTCCGACTCCGAGGCCCCCGCCGCCGGCGACGGGCCGGCGTCGTGGCGGAAGAGGCGCCGCGGGAGCCGGGAGGGCGCGGCCGGCACCGGCGCCGGCGGAGGCAAGAAGCTGCCCGGCGGAGCGGGGGAGATGACGGAGGACGAGCTCGCGCGGGTCTCCGGGAGGATGTGCGGCAACGGCGCCAGCGCGGTGGCGTGCCTCCACACGCAGCAGGGGCGGAAGGGCACCAACCAGGACGCCATGGTCGTGTGGGAG AGTTTTAATTCAAGTGACAGCATCTTTTGTGGTGTGTTTGATGGCCATGGGCCATACGGTCATTTTGTTGCCAAGAAAGTTAGAGATTCACTTCCTGTCAAGTTGCGCACACAATGGCAAACTAGTGCTAATGGGGGCTCTAGTCCTCATCAAAATGGAAGCATCTCTGGAAGTATCAACTCTGAAGAAACAGGTTCTATTGTTGATGATGAATGGGGTGATGGTGATGACACTGAAAAGCTTCCTGAGATGTTTCTTCCACTTAAGCAATCTTACCTGAAAGCTTTCAAATTGATGGACAAGGAACTCAAGCTGCATCCCACAGTTGACTGTTTCTGCAGTGGATCTACGGCAGTAACTTTGGTGAAACAG GGATTGGACCTTGTAATCGGAAATCTTGGGGATTCAAGAGCAATTATGGGGACAAGAGACGCCTCTAACAATCTAACTGCTCTGCAACTCACAGTTGATTTGAAGCCTAACCTTCCCA GGGAAGCTGCGAGGATACAACAATGTAAAGGACGAGTTTTTGCTCTTCAGGATGAGCCAGAAGTTGCCAGAGTATGGTTGCCAAATAACGACTCTCCTGGATTGGCAATGGCAAGAGCTTTCGGAGACTTCTGCCTTAAAGATTATGGTTTAATATCTGTTCCAGAGATATCGTATCGCCGTCTTACCGAAAAGAATGAATTTATAATACTAGCCACCGATGGG GTATGGGACGTTCTCTCAAATAAGGAGGCTGTTGACATAGTAGCATCAGCCCCATCTCGGGCAACGGCAGCCAGGGCTCTTGTTGACTGTGCTGTCAGATCGTGGAGGTTGAAGTTCCCAACATCCAAGAGTGATGACTGTGCTGTCGTCTGCTTATTCTTGGATCACGAGAAGCCAGCTGACTCGGCTCAAGAGACTGAACCCAGTGTGGAGACAGCAGAACCCACCGGAGAGGAGGTGTCCACACAGGATGCCAGTGCAAAGGTTGACGAGGACATTGCAGATGCTACTGTACATGTATCCAGTGCAGAGCACATGTCCGAGGCCACATTGCAACACTCCACCACATTAAGGGAGGTCGACGAGATTGTACCGGTCGATGAACCTCCCATCCTGAAGGAGCCTGAAAGGTGTGGGTCTGCTCGCAGCCTGGCAGATTGCATATCAACAAACGAGGAAGAGGAATGGTCCGCGCTCGAAGGCGTGACCCGGGTAAACTCCCTCCTGAACCTCCCTAGGATACTGTCCGGTGACAAGAGATCGACCAGCTGGAGGAAACGGCGGTGA